In Struthio camelus isolate bStrCam1 chromosome 4, bStrCam1.hap1, whole genome shotgun sequence, a genomic segment contains:
- the ADD1 gene encoding alpha-adducin isoform X18, with protein MNGDSGAAVVTPPPPTTAPHKERYFDRVDENNPDYLRERNMAPDLRQDFNMMEQKKRVSMILQSPAFCEELESMIQEQFKKGKNPTGLLALQQIADFMTTNVPNVYPAAPQGGMAALNMSLGMVTPVNDLRGSDSIAYEKGEKLLRCKLAAFYRLADLFGWSQLIYNHITARVNSEQEHFLIVPFGLLYSEVTASSLVKINIQGDVVDRGSTNLGVNQAGFTLHSAIYAARPDVKCIVHIHTPAGAAVSAMKCGLLPISPEALSLGEVAYHDYHGILVDDEEKVLIQKNLGPKSKVLILRNHGLVSVGETVEEAFYYIHNLVLACEIQVRTLASAGGPENLVLLDPGKYKAKSRSPESPAGEGTGSHPKWQIGEQEFEALMRMLDNLGYRTGYPYRCPALREKSKKYSDVEIPASVTGYSFTSDGESGTCSPLRHSFQKQQREKTRWLNSGRGDDASEEGQNGSSPKSKTKVWTNITHDHVKPLLQSLSSGVCVPSCITNCLWTKEDGHRTATSAVPNLFVPLNTNPKEVQEMRNKIREQNLQDIKTAGPQSQVLSGVVVDRSLVQGELVTASKAIIEKEYQPRVIVSTTGPNPFNKLTDRELEEYRKEVERKQKGPEDNTQFAAAWVSCQTTQQVITHLNQEEPDVQKSSHKEFHTAVVKALRSNPDLLAEASEPSEDGRQQKERSPPDHTSARTPPSTPIKVEEGDGYAKEYLLP; from the exons ATGAATGGTGATTCTGGTGCAGCGGTGGTGACCCCACCACCTCCAACAACAGCCCCTCATAAAGAGAGATATTTTGATCGCGTTGATGAAAATAACCCAGATTATCTGAGAGAGAGGAATATGGCACCTGACCTTCGCCAGGATTTTAACATGATGGAACAGAAGAAGAGAGTCTCCATGATTCTTCAAAGCcca GCTTTTTGTGAAGAATTGGAGTCTATGATCCAGGAACaatttaagaaaggaaagaacCCAACAGGCTTATTGGCTTTACAGCAGATTGCAGATTTCATGACAACAAATGTACCAAATGTCTACCCAGCAGCACCACAAGGCGGAATGGCTGCCTTAAACATGA GTCTTGGCATGGTGACACCAGTGAATGATCTGAGAGGATCAGATTCAATTGCTTATGAAAAAGGGGAGAAGTTGTTACGATGTAAATTGGCAGCTTTCTACAGATTAGCAGATCTCTTTGGCTGGTCTCAGCTTATTTACAATCATATAACA GCCAGAGTAAATTCTGAGCAGGAACACTTCCTCATTGTACCTTTTGGACTTCTCTATAGTGAGGTTACTGCATCCAGTCTG GTTAAAATTAATATTCAAGGAGATGTAGTTGATCGTGGAAGCACTAATTTGGGAGTAAACCAAGCTGGCTTTACTTTGCACTCCGCAATTTATGCAGCTCGACCTGATGTTAAATGCATTGTTCATATTCATACACCAGCAGGAGCAGCG GTATCTGCAATGAAGTGTGGTCTCTTGCCAATTTCACCTGAAGCACTTTCCCTGGGAGAAGTAGCTTATCATGACTACCACGGTATTTTAGTGGATGATGAAGAAAAGGTGCTCATTCAGAAAAATTTGGGACCTAAAAGCAAG GTCCTTATTCTCAGAAACCATGGCTTGGTATCAGTTGGAGAGACTGTTGAGGAGGCTTTCTACTATATTCATAATCTAGTGCTTGCCTGTGAGATTCAA GTACGTACCCTGGCCAGCGCAGGTGGACCTGAGAATTTAGTGCTTTTAGATCCTGGAAAGTATAAAGCCAAGTCTCGTTCCCCTGAGTCTCCAGCAGGTGAGGGTACTGGGTCCCATCCAAAATGGCAGATTGGCGAACAGGAATTTGAAGCTCTTATGCGAATGCTTGATAATCTG GGTTACAGAACCGGCTATCCGTATCGATGCCCTGCTCTGAGAGAGAAATCTAAAAAGTACAGCGATGTTGAGATTCCAGCTAGTGTCACAGGTTACTCCTTTACTAGTGATGGTGAATCAGGCACTTGCTCCCCTCTCAGACACAGTTTTCAGAAACAGCAGCGAGAGAAGACAAGGTGGCTGAACTCTGGCCGGGGGGATGATGCTTCTGAAGAAGGGCAGAACGGCAGCAGCCCCAAGTCGAAGACTAAGGTGTGGACGAACATTACACACGATCACGTGAAACCCTTGCTGCAGTCTCTCTCGTCCGGTGTCTGCGTGCCAAGCTGTATTACCAACTGCTTG TGGACTAAAGAGGATGGACATAGAACTGCCACCTCTGCTGTCCCTAACCTGTTTGTTCCATTGAACACTAACCCAAAGGAGGTCCAAGAAATGAGGAACAAG ATCCGGGAGCAAAACTTACAAGATATTAAAACTGCAGGCCCTCAATCCCAGGTTCTTTCTGGGGTGGTTGTGGACAGGAGTCTTGTACAG GGAGAACTGGTGACTGCATCAAAGGCAATAATTGAGAAAGAGTATCAGCCAAGAGTCATAGTGAGCACAACAGGACCAAATCCCTTCAATAAGCTCACTGATCGAGAACTGGAAGAATATCGCAAAGAagtagaaagaaagcagaaggggCCAGAAG ATAACACTCAGTTTGCTGCTGCATGGGTTTCTTGTCAGACCACGCAGCAAGTCATCACACATCTTAACCAAGAAGAGCCAGATGTGCAGAAGTCATCTCATAAGGAGTTTCATACTGCAGTGGTCAAAGCATTAAGGTCTAATCCTGACCTTTTGGCTGAGGCCTCAG AGCCTTCAGAAGATGGCAGacaacagaaagagagaagtCCCCCTGATCACACTTCAGCTCGCACTCCTCCCAGTACACCGATTAAAGTAGAGGAAG
- the ADD1 gene encoding alpha-adducin isoform X9, which translates to MNGDSGAAVVTPPPPTTAPHKERYFDRVDENNPDYLRERNMAPDLRQDFNMMEQKKRVSMILQSPAFCEELESMIQEQFKKGKNPTGLLALQQIADFMTTNVPNVYPAAPQGGMAALNMSLGMVTPVNDLRGSDSIAYEKGEKLLRCKLAAFYRLADLFGWSQLIYNHITARVNSEQEHFLIVPFGLLYSEVTASSLVKINIQGDVVDRGSTNLGVNQAGFTLHSAIYAARPDVKCIVHIHTPAGAAVSAMKCGLLPISPEALSLGEVAYHDYHGILVDDEEKVLIQKNLGPKSKVLILRNHGLVSVGETVEEAFYYIHNLVLACEIQVRTLASAGGPENLVLLDPGKYKAKSRSPESPAGEGTGSHPKWQIGEQEFEALMRMLDNLGYRTGYPYRCPALREKSKKYSDVEIPASVTGYSFTSDGESGTCSPLRHSFQKQQREKTRWLNSGRGDDASEEGQNGSSPKSKTKVWTNITHDHVKPLLQSLSSGVCVPSCITNCLWTKEDGHRTATSAVPNLFVPLNTNPKEVQEMRNKIREQNLQDIKTAGPQSQVLSGVVVDRSLVQDAPLSDCTETIEGLDLTEQAFSPAKSLSVRKGELVTASKAIIEKEYQPRVIVSTTGPNPFNKLTDRELEEYRKEVERKQKGPEDKISKCGETVLLRQTPAGEQSTLLRNQNISEQNTPDKKSLDLKGRSKTFQGADTKTLQDREVLSLSKSLDNTQFAAAWVSCQTTQQVITHLNQEEPDVQKSSHKEFHTAVVKALRSNPDLLAEASEPSEDGRQQKERSPPDHTSARTPPSTPIKVEEGDGYAKEYLLP; encoded by the exons ATGAATGGTGATTCTGGTGCAGCGGTGGTGACCCCACCACCTCCAACAACAGCCCCTCATAAAGAGAGATATTTTGATCGCGTTGATGAAAATAACCCAGATTATCTGAGAGAGAGGAATATGGCACCTGACCTTCGCCAGGATTTTAACATGATGGAACAGAAGAAGAGAGTCTCCATGATTCTTCAAAGCcca GCTTTTTGTGAAGAATTGGAGTCTATGATCCAGGAACaatttaagaaaggaaagaacCCAACAGGCTTATTGGCTTTACAGCAGATTGCAGATTTCATGACAACAAATGTACCAAATGTCTACCCAGCAGCACCACAAGGCGGAATGGCTGCCTTAAACATGA GTCTTGGCATGGTGACACCAGTGAATGATCTGAGAGGATCAGATTCAATTGCTTATGAAAAAGGGGAGAAGTTGTTACGATGTAAATTGGCAGCTTTCTACAGATTAGCAGATCTCTTTGGCTGGTCTCAGCTTATTTACAATCATATAACA GCCAGAGTAAATTCTGAGCAGGAACACTTCCTCATTGTACCTTTTGGACTTCTCTATAGTGAGGTTACTGCATCCAGTCTG GTTAAAATTAATATTCAAGGAGATGTAGTTGATCGTGGAAGCACTAATTTGGGAGTAAACCAAGCTGGCTTTACTTTGCACTCCGCAATTTATGCAGCTCGACCTGATGTTAAATGCATTGTTCATATTCATACACCAGCAGGAGCAGCG GTATCTGCAATGAAGTGTGGTCTCTTGCCAATTTCACCTGAAGCACTTTCCCTGGGAGAAGTAGCTTATCATGACTACCACGGTATTTTAGTGGATGATGAAGAAAAGGTGCTCATTCAGAAAAATTTGGGACCTAAAAGCAAG GTCCTTATTCTCAGAAACCATGGCTTGGTATCAGTTGGAGAGACTGTTGAGGAGGCTTTCTACTATATTCATAATCTAGTGCTTGCCTGTGAGATTCAA GTACGTACCCTGGCCAGCGCAGGTGGACCTGAGAATTTAGTGCTTTTAGATCCTGGAAAGTATAAAGCCAAGTCTCGTTCCCCTGAGTCTCCAGCAGGTGAGGGTACTGGGTCCCATCCAAAATGGCAGATTGGCGAACAGGAATTTGAAGCTCTTATGCGAATGCTTGATAATCTG GGTTACAGAACCGGCTATCCGTATCGATGCCCTGCTCTGAGAGAGAAATCTAAAAAGTACAGCGATGTTGAGATTCCAGCTAGTGTCACAGGTTACTCCTTTACTAGTGATGGTGAATCAGGCACTTGCTCCCCTCTCAGACACAGTTTTCAGAAACAGCAGCGAGAGAAGACAAGGTGGCTGAACTCTGGCCGGGGGGATGATGCTTCTGAAGAAGGGCAGAACGGCAGCAGCCCCAAGTCGAAGACTAAGGTGTGGACGAACATTACACACGATCACGTGAAACCCTTGCTGCAGTCTCTCTCGTCCGGTGTCTGCGTGCCAAGCTGTATTACCAACTGCTTG TGGACTAAAGAGGATGGACATAGAACTGCCACCTCTGCTGTCCCTAACCTGTTTGTTCCATTGAACACTAACCCAAAGGAGGTCCAAGAAATGAGGAACAAG ATCCGGGAGCAAAACTTACAAGATATTAAAACTGCAGGCCCTCAATCCCAGGTTCTTTCTGGGGTGGTTGTGGACAGGAGTCTTGTACAG GATGCTCCCCTCTCAGACTGTACGGAAACTATTGAAGGGCTCGATCTCACAGAGCAGGCCTTTAGTCCCGCTAAATCTCTGTCTGTTAGAAAG GGAGAACTGGTGACTGCATCAAAGGCAATAATTGAGAAAGAGTATCAGCCAAGAGTCATAGTGAGCACAACAGGACCAAATCCCTTCAATAAGCTCACTGATCGAGAACTGGAAGAATATCGCAAAGAagtagaaagaaagcagaaggggCCAGAAG ATAAGATTTCAAAATGTGGAGAGACTGTGTTACTGAGACAGACACCCGCTGGGGAACAGAGTACTTTGCTTAGAAATCAGAACATCAGTGAGCAAAATACTCCAGATAAAAAATCTCTGGATTTGAAAGGCAGATCAAAAACCTTTCAAGGAGCAGATACGAAGACTTTACAGGATCGTGAAGTATTGTCACTGTCTAAATCTTTAGATAACACTCAGTTTGCTGCTGCATGGGTTTCTTGTCAGACCACGCAGCAAGTCATCACACATCTTAACCAAGAAGAGCCAGATGTGCAGAAGTCATCTCATAAGGAGTTTCATACTGCAGTGGTCAAAGCATTAAGGTCTAATCCTGACCTTTTGGCTGAGGCCTCAG AGCCTTCAGAAGATGGCAGacaacagaaagagagaagtCCCCCTGATCACACTTCAGCTCGCACTCCTCCCAGTACACCGATTAAAGTAGAGGAAG
- the ADD1 gene encoding alpha-adducin isoform X16: MNGDSGAAVVTPPPPTTAPHKERYFDRVDENNPDYLRERNMAPDLRQDFNMMEQKKRVSMILQSPAFCEELESMIQEQFKKGKNPTGLLALQQIADFMTTNVPNVYPAAPQGGMAALNMSLGMVTPVNDLRGSDSIAYEKGEKLLRCKLAAFYRLADLFGWSQLIYNHITARVNSEQEHFLIVPFGLLYSEVTASSLVKINIQGDVVDRGSTNLGVNQAGFTLHSAIYAARPDVKCIVHIHTPAGAAVSAMKCGLLPISPEALSLGEVAYHDYHGILVDDEEKVLIQKNLGPKSKVLILRNHGLVSVGETVEEAFYYIHNLVLACEIQVRTLASAGGPENLVLLDPGKYKAKSRSPESPAGEGTGSHPKWQIGEQEFEALMRMLDNLGYRTGYPYRCPALREKSKKYSDVEIPASVTGYSFTSDGESGTCSPLRHSFQKQQREKTRWLNSGRGDDASEEGQNGSSPKSKTKWTKEDGHRTATSAVPNLFVPLNTNPKEVQEMRNKIREQNLQDIKTAGPQSQVLSGVVVDRSLVQGELVTASKAIIEKEYQPRVIVSTTGPNPFNKLTDRELEEYRKEVERKQKGPEDKISKCGETVLLRQTPAGEQSTLLRNQNISEQNTPDKKSLDLKGRSKTFQGADTKTLQDREVLSLSKSLDNTQFAAAWVSCQTTQQVITHLNQEEPDVQKSSHKEFHTAVVKALRSNPDLLAEASEPSEDGRQQKERSPPDHTSARTPPSTPIKVEEGDGYAKEYLLP; this comes from the exons ATGAATGGTGATTCTGGTGCAGCGGTGGTGACCCCACCACCTCCAACAACAGCCCCTCATAAAGAGAGATATTTTGATCGCGTTGATGAAAATAACCCAGATTATCTGAGAGAGAGGAATATGGCACCTGACCTTCGCCAGGATTTTAACATGATGGAACAGAAGAAGAGAGTCTCCATGATTCTTCAAAGCcca GCTTTTTGTGAAGAATTGGAGTCTATGATCCAGGAACaatttaagaaaggaaagaacCCAACAGGCTTATTGGCTTTACAGCAGATTGCAGATTTCATGACAACAAATGTACCAAATGTCTACCCAGCAGCACCACAAGGCGGAATGGCTGCCTTAAACATGA GTCTTGGCATGGTGACACCAGTGAATGATCTGAGAGGATCAGATTCAATTGCTTATGAAAAAGGGGAGAAGTTGTTACGATGTAAATTGGCAGCTTTCTACAGATTAGCAGATCTCTTTGGCTGGTCTCAGCTTATTTACAATCATATAACA GCCAGAGTAAATTCTGAGCAGGAACACTTCCTCATTGTACCTTTTGGACTTCTCTATAGTGAGGTTACTGCATCCAGTCTG GTTAAAATTAATATTCAAGGAGATGTAGTTGATCGTGGAAGCACTAATTTGGGAGTAAACCAAGCTGGCTTTACTTTGCACTCCGCAATTTATGCAGCTCGACCTGATGTTAAATGCATTGTTCATATTCATACACCAGCAGGAGCAGCG GTATCTGCAATGAAGTGTGGTCTCTTGCCAATTTCACCTGAAGCACTTTCCCTGGGAGAAGTAGCTTATCATGACTACCACGGTATTTTAGTGGATGATGAAGAAAAGGTGCTCATTCAGAAAAATTTGGGACCTAAAAGCAAG GTCCTTATTCTCAGAAACCATGGCTTGGTATCAGTTGGAGAGACTGTTGAGGAGGCTTTCTACTATATTCATAATCTAGTGCTTGCCTGTGAGATTCAA GTACGTACCCTGGCCAGCGCAGGTGGACCTGAGAATTTAGTGCTTTTAGATCCTGGAAAGTATAAAGCCAAGTCTCGTTCCCCTGAGTCTCCAGCAGGTGAGGGTACTGGGTCCCATCCAAAATGGCAGATTGGCGAACAGGAATTTGAAGCTCTTATGCGAATGCTTGATAATCTG GGTTACAGAACCGGCTATCCGTATCGATGCCCTGCTCTGAGAGAGAAATCTAAAAAGTACAGCGATGTTGAGATTCCAGCTAGTGTCACAGGTTACTCCTTTACTAGTGATGGTGAATCAGGCACTTGCTCCCCTCTCAGACACAGTTTTCAGAAACAGCAGCGAGAGAAGACAAGGTGGCTGAACTCTGGCCGGGGGGATGATGCTTCTGAAGAAGGGCAGAACGGCAGCAGCCCCAAGTCGAAGACTAAG TGGACTAAAGAGGATGGACATAGAACTGCCACCTCTGCTGTCCCTAACCTGTTTGTTCCATTGAACACTAACCCAAAGGAGGTCCAAGAAATGAGGAACAAG ATCCGGGAGCAAAACTTACAAGATATTAAAACTGCAGGCCCTCAATCCCAGGTTCTTTCTGGGGTGGTTGTGGACAGGAGTCTTGTACAG GGAGAACTGGTGACTGCATCAAAGGCAATAATTGAGAAAGAGTATCAGCCAAGAGTCATAGTGAGCACAACAGGACCAAATCCCTTCAATAAGCTCACTGATCGAGAACTGGAAGAATATCGCAAAGAagtagaaagaaagcagaaggggCCAGAAG ATAAGATTTCAAAATGTGGAGAGACTGTGTTACTGAGACAGACACCCGCTGGGGAACAGAGTACTTTGCTTAGAAATCAGAACATCAGTGAGCAAAATACTCCAGATAAAAAATCTCTGGATTTGAAAGGCAGATCAAAAACCTTTCAAGGAGCAGATACGAAGACTTTACAGGATCGTGAAGTATTGTCACTGTCTAAATCTTTAGATAACACTCAGTTTGCTGCTGCATGGGTTTCTTGTCAGACCACGCAGCAAGTCATCACACATCTTAACCAAGAAGAGCCAGATGTGCAGAAGTCATCTCATAAGGAGTTTCATACTGCAGTGGTCAAAGCATTAAGGTCTAATCCTGACCTTTTGGCTGAGGCCTCAG AGCCTTCAGAAGATGGCAGacaacagaaagagagaagtCCCCCTGATCACACTTCAGCTCGCACTCCTCCCAGTACACCGATTAAAGTAGAGGAAG
- the ADD1 gene encoding alpha-adducin isoform X22: MNGDSGAAVVTPPPPTTAPHKERYFDRVDENNPDYLRERNMAPDLRQDFNMMEQKKRVSMILQSPAFCEELESMIQEQFKKGKNPTGLLALQQIADFMTTNVPNVYPAAPQGGMAALNMSLGMVTPVNDLRGSDSIAYEKGEKLLRCKLAAFYRLADLFGWSQLIYNHITARVNSEQEHFLIVPFGLLYSEVTASSLVKINIQGDVVDRGSTNLGVNQAGFTLHSAIYAARPDVKCIVHIHTPAGAAVSAMKCGLLPISPEALSLGEVAYHDYHGILVDDEEKVLIQKNLGPKSKVLILRNHGLVSVGETVEEAFYYIHNLVLACEIQVRTLASAGGPENLVLLDPGKYKAKSRSPESPAGEGTGSHPKWQIGEQEFEALMRMLDNLGYRTGYPYRCPALREKSKKYSDVEIPASVTGYSFTSDGESGTCSPLRHSFQKQQREKTRWLNSGRGDDASEEGQNGSSPKSKTKWTKEDGHRTATSAVPNLFVPLNTNPKEVQEMRNKIREQNLQDIKTAGPQSQVLSGVVVDRSLVQDAPLSDCTETIEGLDLTEQAFSPAKSLSVRKGELVTASKAIIEKEYQPRVIVSTTGPNPFNKLTDRELEEYRKEVERKQKGPEEPSEDGRQQKERSPPDHTSARTPPSTPIKVEEGDGYAKEYLLP; this comes from the exons ATGAATGGTGATTCTGGTGCAGCGGTGGTGACCCCACCACCTCCAACAACAGCCCCTCATAAAGAGAGATATTTTGATCGCGTTGATGAAAATAACCCAGATTATCTGAGAGAGAGGAATATGGCACCTGACCTTCGCCAGGATTTTAACATGATGGAACAGAAGAAGAGAGTCTCCATGATTCTTCAAAGCcca GCTTTTTGTGAAGAATTGGAGTCTATGATCCAGGAACaatttaagaaaggaaagaacCCAACAGGCTTATTGGCTTTACAGCAGATTGCAGATTTCATGACAACAAATGTACCAAATGTCTACCCAGCAGCACCACAAGGCGGAATGGCTGCCTTAAACATGA GTCTTGGCATGGTGACACCAGTGAATGATCTGAGAGGATCAGATTCAATTGCTTATGAAAAAGGGGAGAAGTTGTTACGATGTAAATTGGCAGCTTTCTACAGATTAGCAGATCTCTTTGGCTGGTCTCAGCTTATTTACAATCATATAACA GCCAGAGTAAATTCTGAGCAGGAACACTTCCTCATTGTACCTTTTGGACTTCTCTATAGTGAGGTTACTGCATCCAGTCTG GTTAAAATTAATATTCAAGGAGATGTAGTTGATCGTGGAAGCACTAATTTGGGAGTAAACCAAGCTGGCTTTACTTTGCACTCCGCAATTTATGCAGCTCGACCTGATGTTAAATGCATTGTTCATATTCATACACCAGCAGGAGCAGCG GTATCTGCAATGAAGTGTGGTCTCTTGCCAATTTCACCTGAAGCACTTTCCCTGGGAGAAGTAGCTTATCATGACTACCACGGTATTTTAGTGGATGATGAAGAAAAGGTGCTCATTCAGAAAAATTTGGGACCTAAAAGCAAG GTCCTTATTCTCAGAAACCATGGCTTGGTATCAGTTGGAGAGACTGTTGAGGAGGCTTTCTACTATATTCATAATCTAGTGCTTGCCTGTGAGATTCAA GTACGTACCCTGGCCAGCGCAGGTGGACCTGAGAATTTAGTGCTTTTAGATCCTGGAAAGTATAAAGCCAAGTCTCGTTCCCCTGAGTCTCCAGCAGGTGAGGGTACTGGGTCCCATCCAAAATGGCAGATTGGCGAACAGGAATTTGAAGCTCTTATGCGAATGCTTGATAATCTG GGTTACAGAACCGGCTATCCGTATCGATGCCCTGCTCTGAGAGAGAAATCTAAAAAGTACAGCGATGTTGAGATTCCAGCTAGTGTCACAGGTTACTCCTTTACTAGTGATGGTGAATCAGGCACTTGCTCCCCTCTCAGACACAGTTTTCAGAAACAGCAGCGAGAGAAGACAAGGTGGCTGAACTCTGGCCGGGGGGATGATGCTTCTGAAGAAGGGCAGAACGGCAGCAGCCCCAAGTCGAAGACTAAG TGGACTAAAGAGGATGGACATAGAACTGCCACCTCTGCTGTCCCTAACCTGTTTGTTCCATTGAACACTAACCCAAAGGAGGTCCAAGAAATGAGGAACAAG ATCCGGGAGCAAAACTTACAAGATATTAAAACTGCAGGCCCTCAATCCCAGGTTCTTTCTGGGGTGGTTGTGGACAGGAGTCTTGTACAG GATGCTCCCCTCTCAGACTGTACGGAAACTATTGAAGGGCTCGATCTCACAGAGCAGGCCTTTAGTCCCGCTAAATCTCTGTCTGTTAGAAAG GGAGAACTGGTGACTGCATCAAAGGCAATAATTGAGAAAGAGTATCAGCCAAGAGTCATAGTGAGCACAACAGGACCAAATCCCTTCAATAAGCTCACTGATCGAGAACTGGAAGAATATCGCAAAGAagtagaaagaaagcagaaggggCCAGAAG AGCCTTCAGAAGATGGCAGacaacagaaagagagaagtCCCCCTGATCACACTTCAGCTCGCACTCCTCCCAGTACACCGATTAAAGTAGAGGAAG
- the ADD1 gene encoding alpha-adducin isoform X20: MNGDSGAAVVTPPPPTTAPHKERYFDRVDENNPDYLRERNMAPDLRQDFNMMEQKKRVSMILQSPAFCEELESMIQEQFKKGKNPTGLLALQQIADFMTTNVPNVYPAAPQGGMAALNMSLGMVTPVNDLRGSDSIAYEKGEKLLRCKLAAFYRLADLFGWSQLIYNHITARVNSEQEHFLIVPFGLLYSEVTASSLVKINIQGDVVDRGSTNLGVNQAGFTLHSAIYAARPDVKCIVHIHTPAGAAVSAMKCGLLPISPEALSLGEVAYHDYHGILVDDEEKVLIQKNLGPKSKVLILRNHGLVSVGETVEEAFYYIHNLVLACEIQVRTLASAGGPENLVLLDPGKYKAKSRSPESPAGEGTGSHPKWQIGEQEFEALMRMLDNLGYRTGYPYRCPALREKSKKYSDVEIPASVTGYSFTSDGESGTCSPLRHSFQKQQREKTRWLNSGRGDDASEEGQNGSSPKSKTKVWTNITHDHVKPLLQSLSSGVCVPSCITNCLWTKEDGHRTATSAVPNLFVPLNTNPKEVQEMRNKIREQNLQDIKTAGPQSQVLSGVVVDRSLVQDAPLSDCTETIEGLDLTEQAFSPAKSLSVRKGELVTASKAIIEKEYQPRVIVSTTGPNPFNKLTDRELEEYRKEVERKQKGPEEPSEDGRQQKERSPPDHTSARTPPSTPIKVEEGDGYAKEYLLP, translated from the exons ATGAATGGTGATTCTGGTGCAGCGGTGGTGACCCCACCACCTCCAACAACAGCCCCTCATAAAGAGAGATATTTTGATCGCGTTGATGAAAATAACCCAGATTATCTGAGAGAGAGGAATATGGCACCTGACCTTCGCCAGGATTTTAACATGATGGAACAGAAGAAGAGAGTCTCCATGATTCTTCAAAGCcca GCTTTTTGTGAAGAATTGGAGTCTATGATCCAGGAACaatttaagaaaggaaagaacCCAACAGGCTTATTGGCTTTACAGCAGATTGCAGATTTCATGACAACAAATGTACCAAATGTCTACCCAGCAGCACCACAAGGCGGAATGGCTGCCTTAAACATGA GTCTTGGCATGGTGACACCAGTGAATGATCTGAGAGGATCAGATTCAATTGCTTATGAAAAAGGGGAGAAGTTGTTACGATGTAAATTGGCAGCTTTCTACAGATTAGCAGATCTCTTTGGCTGGTCTCAGCTTATTTACAATCATATAACA GCCAGAGTAAATTCTGAGCAGGAACACTTCCTCATTGTACCTTTTGGACTTCTCTATAGTGAGGTTACTGCATCCAGTCTG GTTAAAATTAATATTCAAGGAGATGTAGTTGATCGTGGAAGCACTAATTTGGGAGTAAACCAAGCTGGCTTTACTTTGCACTCCGCAATTTATGCAGCTCGACCTGATGTTAAATGCATTGTTCATATTCATACACCAGCAGGAGCAGCG GTATCTGCAATGAAGTGTGGTCTCTTGCCAATTTCACCTGAAGCACTTTCCCTGGGAGAAGTAGCTTATCATGACTACCACGGTATTTTAGTGGATGATGAAGAAAAGGTGCTCATTCAGAAAAATTTGGGACCTAAAAGCAAG GTCCTTATTCTCAGAAACCATGGCTTGGTATCAGTTGGAGAGACTGTTGAGGAGGCTTTCTACTATATTCATAATCTAGTGCTTGCCTGTGAGATTCAA GTACGTACCCTGGCCAGCGCAGGTGGACCTGAGAATTTAGTGCTTTTAGATCCTGGAAAGTATAAAGCCAAGTCTCGTTCCCCTGAGTCTCCAGCAGGTGAGGGTACTGGGTCCCATCCAAAATGGCAGATTGGCGAACAGGAATTTGAAGCTCTTATGCGAATGCTTGATAATCTG GGTTACAGAACCGGCTATCCGTATCGATGCCCTGCTCTGAGAGAGAAATCTAAAAAGTACAGCGATGTTGAGATTCCAGCTAGTGTCACAGGTTACTCCTTTACTAGTGATGGTGAATCAGGCACTTGCTCCCCTCTCAGACACAGTTTTCAGAAACAGCAGCGAGAGAAGACAAGGTGGCTGAACTCTGGCCGGGGGGATGATGCTTCTGAAGAAGGGCAGAACGGCAGCAGCCCCAAGTCGAAGACTAAGGTGTGGACGAACATTACACACGATCACGTGAAACCCTTGCTGCAGTCTCTCTCGTCCGGTGTCTGCGTGCCAAGCTGTATTACCAACTGCTTG TGGACTAAAGAGGATGGACATAGAACTGCCACCTCTGCTGTCCCTAACCTGTTTGTTCCATTGAACACTAACCCAAAGGAGGTCCAAGAAATGAGGAACAAG ATCCGGGAGCAAAACTTACAAGATATTAAAACTGCAGGCCCTCAATCCCAGGTTCTTTCTGGGGTGGTTGTGGACAGGAGTCTTGTACAG GATGCTCCCCTCTCAGACTGTACGGAAACTATTGAAGGGCTCGATCTCACAGAGCAGGCCTTTAGTCCCGCTAAATCTCTGTCTGTTAGAAAG GGAGAACTGGTGACTGCATCAAAGGCAATAATTGAGAAAGAGTATCAGCCAAGAGTCATAGTGAGCACAACAGGACCAAATCCCTTCAATAAGCTCACTGATCGAGAACTGGAAGAATATCGCAAAGAagtagaaagaaagcagaaggggCCAGAAG AGCCTTCAGAAGATGGCAGacaacagaaagagagaagtCCCCCTGATCACACTTCAGCTCGCACTCCTCCCAGTACACCGATTAAAGTAGAGGAAG